A genomic window from Streptomyces sp. NBC_00234 includes:
- a CDS encoding alanine racemase → MALSLYVDTARWRAHQKSVLDQFPGLVPVCKGNGYGFGHERLADEAIRFGSDTLAVGTTYEAARIKDWFSGDLLVLTPFRRGEEPVPLPDRVIRSVSSVDGVHALVGARVVIECMSSMKRHGVKEEELGQLHAAIEDVRLEGFALHLPLDRTDGSDAVEEVIGWMDRLRAARLPLHTMFVSHLRAEELARLQQQFPQTRFRARIGTRLWLGDHEATEYRGAVLDVTPVVKGDRFGYRQQKVASDGWLVVVAGGTSHGVGLEAPKALHGVMPRAKGVARAGLATVNRNLSPFVWAGKQRWFAEPPHMQVSILFVPSDAQEPKVGDELVAHLRHTTTQFDRLVDR, encoded by the coding sequence ATGGCGCTCTCCCTCTACGTAGACACCGCGCGCTGGCGGGCGCACCAGAAGTCCGTGCTCGACCAGTTCCCCGGTCTCGTACCGGTCTGCAAGGGCAACGGTTACGGCTTCGGCCACGAGCGGCTCGCCGACGAGGCGATCCGCTTCGGCTCCGACACCCTCGCCGTCGGAACCACCTACGAGGCAGCTCGTATCAAGGACTGGTTCAGCGGCGACCTGCTCGTCCTGACCCCCTTCCGGCGGGGCGAGGAGCCGGTGCCGCTCCCCGACCGTGTCATCCGTTCGGTCTCCTCCGTCGACGGCGTCCACGCCCTCGTCGGGGCCCGGGTCGTCATCGAGTGCATGAGCTCGATGAAGCGCCACGGTGTGAAGGAGGAGGAGCTGGGGCAGCTGCACGCCGCCATCGAGGACGTACGGCTCGAAGGCTTCGCCCTGCACCTGCCGCTGGACCGCACGGACGGCTCGGACGCGGTCGAAGAGGTCATCGGCTGGATGGACCGGCTGCGCGCGGCCAGGCTGCCGCTGCACACCATGTTCGTCAGCCACCTGCGGGCCGAGGAACTGGCGCGGCTGCAGCAGCAGTTCCCGCAGACCCGCTTCCGCGCCCGTATCGGTACGCGGCTCTGGCTCGGCGACCACGAGGCGACCGAGTACCGGGGCGCCGTCCTCGACGTCACGCCGGTCGTCAAGGGTGACCGTTTCGGCTACCGCCAGCAGAAGGTGGCCTCCGACGGCTGGCTGGTCGTCGTGGCCGGCGGTACGTCCCACGGCGTCGGCCTGGAGGCTCCCAAGGCCCTGCACGGCGTGATGCCGCGGGCGAAGGGGGTGGCCCGCGCCGGTCTGGCCACGGTCAACCGGAATCTCTCGCCGTTCGTCTGGGCGGGCAAGCAGCGCTGGTTCGCGGAGCCCCCGCACATGCAGGTGTCGATCCTGTTCGTGCCGTCGGACGCCCAGGAGCCGAAGGTCGGCGACGAACTGGTGGCCCACCTGCGCCACACGACCACCCAGTTCGACCGCCTCGTCGACCGCTGA
- a CDS encoding lipid II:glycine glycyltransferase FemX, whose protein sequence is MSLTLRTISREQHLAYIQSLPSASHCQVPAWADVKTEWRSENLGWFDKSGEMVGAGLVLYRQLPKIKRYLAYLPEGPVINWYAPNLDDWLQPMLAHLKQQGAFSVKMGPPVVIRRWDSAAIKSGIQDPDVKRLRDVEATHIEPRAFEVSDRLRKMGWQQGEDGGAGFGDVQPRYVFQVPLANRSLEDVLKGFNQLWRRNIKKADKAGVEVVQGSYEDLAEWQRLYEITAVRDHFRPRPLSYFQRMWKVLNSEDPNRMRLYFARHNGVNLSAATMLVVGGHVWYSYGASDNIGREVRPSNAMQWRMLRDSYAMGATVYDLRGISDSLDETDHLFGLIQFKVGTGGEAVEYVGEWDFPLNKLLHKALDIYMSRR, encoded by the coding sequence ATGAGCCTGACCCTGAGGACCATCAGCCGAGAACAGCATCTGGCGTACATCCAGAGCCTGCCCTCGGCCAGTCACTGCCAGGTCCCGGCGTGGGCTGACGTGAAGACCGAATGGCGCTCGGAGAACCTCGGATGGTTCGACAAGAGCGGCGAGATGGTCGGCGCCGGCTTGGTCCTGTACCGCCAGCTGCCCAAGATCAAGCGGTATCTCGCGTACCTCCCCGAGGGCCCGGTCATCAACTGGTACGCCCCGAACCTGGACGACTGGCTCCAGCCGATGCTCGCCCACCTCAAGCAGCAGGGCGCCTTCTCCGTGAAGATGGGCCCGCCCGTCGTCATCAGGCGCTGGGACTCGGCCGCCATCAAGTCCGGTATCCAGGACCCCGATGTGAAGCGTCTGCGCGACGTCGAGGCCACGCACATCGAGCCCCGCGCCTTCGAGGTCTCCGACAGGCTGCGCAAGATGGGCTGGCAGCAGGGCGAGGACGGCGGCGCCGGCTTCGGCGACGTGCAGCCCCGCTACGTCTTCCAGGTGCCGCTGGCCAACCGCTCGCTCGAAGACGTCCTCAAGGGCTTCAACCAGCTGTGGCGCCGCAACATCAAGAAGGCCGACAAGGCCGGTGTCGAGGTCGTCCAGGGCAGCTACGAGGACCTCGCCGAATGGCAGCGGCTGTACGAGATCACCGCTGTGCGTGACCACTTCCGCCCGCGCCCGCTCTCCTACTTCCAGCGCATGTGGAAGGTCCTCAACTCCGAGGACCCCAACCGCATGCGGCTGTATTTCGCGCGGCACAACGGGGTGAACCTGTCCGCGGCGACGATGCTCGTCGTCGGCGGGCACGTCTGGTACTCGTACGGCGCGTCCGACAACATCGGGCGCGAGGTCCGGCCCTCGAACGCGATGCAGTGGCGCATGCTGCGCGACTCGTACGCGATGGGCGCGACGGTCTACGACCTGCGCGGCATCAGCGACTCGCTCGACGAGACCGATCACCTCTTCGGCCTCATCCAGTTCAAGGTCGGCACCGGCGGCGAGGCCGTCGAGTACGTCGGCGAGTGGGACTTCCCGCTCAACAAGCTGCTGCACAAGGCACTCGACATCTACATGTCGCGCCGCTGA
- the rpsF gene encoding 30S ribosomal protein S6: MRHYEVMVILDPDLEERAVSPLIENFLSVVREGNGKVEKVDTWGRRRLSYEIKKKPEGIYSVIDLQAEPAVVKELDRQMNLNESVLRTKVLRPETH; this comes from the coding sequence ATGCGTCACTACGAGGTGATGGTCATCCTCGACCCCGATCTCGAGGAGCGCGCTGTCTCCCCGTTGATCGAGAACTTCCTCTCCGTCGTCCGTGAGGGCAACGGAAAGGTTGAGAAGGTCGACACCTGGGGCCGTCGTCGTCTCTCTTACGAGATCAAGAAGAAGCCTGAGGGCATCTACTCGGTCATCGACCTGCAGGCAGAGCCCGCAGTCGTCAAGGAGCTCGACCGACAGATGAACCTGAACGAGTCGGTCCTCCGGACCAAGGTCCTCCGCCCCGAGACCCACTGA
- a CDS encoding single-stranded DNA-binding protein, translating to MAGETVITVVGNLVDDPELRFTPSGAAVAKFRVASTPRIFDRQTNEWKDGEGLFLTCSVWRQAAENVAESLQRGMRVVVQGRLKQRSYEDREGVKRTVYELDVEEVGPSLKSATAKVTKTTGRGGQGQGGQGGYGGGQQGGGNWGGGPGAGGQQGGGGAPADDPWATSAPAGGQQGGGQQGGGGNWGGSSGGSGGSAGSGGGYSDEPPF from the coding sequence ATGGCAGGCGAGACCGTCATCACGGTCGTCGGCAATCTCGTCGACGACCCCGAGCTGCGCTTCACCCCGTCCGGTGCGGCGGTCGCGAAGTTCCGTGTCGCGTCCACTCCCCGCATCTTCGACCGTCAGACCAATGAGTGGAAGGACGGTGAGGGCCTGTTCCTCACCTGCTCGGTCTGGCGTCAGGCGGCGGAGAACGTCGCGGAGTCGCTCCAGCGAGGCATGCGCGTCGTCGTGCAGGGCCGGCTGAAGCAGCGGTCCTACGAAGACCGTGAGGGCGTCAAGCGCACGGTCTACGAGCTGGACGTCGAGGAAGTCGGCCCCAGCCTGAAGAGCGCCACGGCCAAGGTCACCAAGACCACGGGTCGCGGTGGCCAGGGCCAGGGCGGCCAGGGTGGATACGGCGGTGGCCAGCAGGGCGGCGGCAACTGGGGCGGCGGTCCCGGTGCCGGCGGCCAGCAGGGCGGCGGCGGTGCTCCCGCCGACGACCCGTGGGCCACCAGCGCGCCGGCCGGCGGCCAGCAAGGCGGGGGTCAGCAGGGCGGCGGAGGCAACTGGGGCGGAAGCTCCGGTGGCTCCGGCGGATCTGCTGGTTCCGGCGGCGGCTACTCGGACGAGCCGCCCTTCTAG
- the rpsR gene encoding 30S ribosomal protein S18: protein MAKPPVRKPKKKVCAFCKDKTQYVDYKDTNMLRKFISDRGKIRARRVTGNCTQHQRDVATAVKNSREMALLPYTSTAR from the coding sequence ATGGCGAAGCCGCCTGTGCGCAAGCCTAAGAAGAAGGTCTGCGCGTTCTGCAAGGACAAGACCCAGTACGTGGACTACAAGGACACGAACATGCTGCGGAAGTTCATTTCCGACCGTGGCAAGATCCGTGCCCGCCGCGTCACCGGCAACTGCACGCAGCACCAGCGTGACGTCGCCACGGCTGTCAAGAACAGCCGTGAGATGGCGCTGCTGCCCTACACGTCCACCGCGCGATAA
- the rplI gene encoding 50S ribosomal protein L9, with translation MKIILTHEVSGLGAAGDVVDVKDGYARNYLVPRGFAIRWTKGGEKDVAQIRRARKIHEIATIEQANEIKAKLEAVKVRLAVRSGDAGRLFGSVTPADIASAIKAAGGPDVDKRRVELGSAIKTLGGHQVSVRLHPEVAAKLGIEVVAA, from the coding sequence ATGAAGATCATCCTCACCCACGAGGTCTCCGGCCTCGGTGCTGCAGGCGACGTCGTTGACGTCAAGGACGGGTACGCCCGTAACTACCTGGTTCCGCGTGGCTTTGCCATCCGCTGGACCAAGGGTGGCGAGAAGGACGTGGCGCAGATCCGCCGCGCCCGCAAGATCCACGAGATCGCGACGATCGAGCAGGCCAACGAGATCAAGGCCAAGCTCGAGGCCGTCAAGGTTCGTCTGGCTGTTCGCTCCGGCGACGCCGGCCGTCTCTTCGGCTCCGTCACCCCGGCCGACATCGCTTCGGCGATCAAGGCTGCCGGTGGTCCGGACGTCGACAAGCGTCGCGTTGAGCTCGGCTCGGCGATCAAGACGCTCGGCGGACACCAGGTGTCCGTGCGTCTGCACCCCGAGGTCGCTGCGAAGCTCGGCATCGAGGTCGTTGCTGCCTAA
- a CDS encoding MATE family efflux transporter — MTKAPATTALSRRRHDREIIALAVPAFGALVAEPLFVMVDSAIVGHLGTPQLAGLGVAAALLMTSVSVFVFLAYATTAAVARRVGAGDLPSAIRQGMDGIWLALLLGAAVVAVALPSAPWLVDVFGASDTAAPYATTYLRISSLGIPAMLVVLAATGVLRGLQDTRTPLYVAIGGFAANGVLNAVLVYGAGLGIAGSAWGTVIAQVGMAAAYLVVVVRGARRHGASLRPDAAGIRASAQAGVPLLVRTLSLRSVLMIATAVAARLGDTDIAAHQIILSLWSLTAFALDAIAIAGQAIIGRYLGANDAKGAREACRRMVQWGIMSGVVLGVLIVVARPLFIPLFTSDESVQDTLLPALLVVALSQPIAGVVFVLDGVLMGAGDGRYLAWAMLLTLAVFAPVALLVPTFGGGLTALWWAMTLMMTVRLVTLWLRARSGRWIVTGATR, encoded by the coding sequence ATGACCAAGGCCCCCGCGACGACCGCTCTCAGCCGCCGACGGCACGACCGCGAGATCATCGCCCTCGCCGTTCCCGCCTTCGGCGCACTCGTCGCCGAGCCCCTTTTCGTGATGGTCGACAGCGCCATCGTCGGCCACCTCGGGACGCCCCAGCTGGCCGGTCTGGGCGTCGCCGCAGCCTTGCTCATGACCTCCGTGAGTGTCTTCGTCTTCCTCGCGTACGCCACCACGGCGGCCGTGGCCCGCCGGGTCGGCGCGGGGGACCTGCCGTCCGCGATCCGCCAGGGCATGGACGGGATCTGGCTGGCGCTGCTGCTCGGGGCCGCCGTCGTCGCCGTCGCGCTCCCTTCGGCACCCTGGCTCGTGGACGTGTTCGGCGCCTCCGATACCGCGGCTCCCTACGCGACCACGTATCTGCGCATCTCCAGCCTCGGCATCCCCGCCATGCTGGTCGTCCTCGCGGCGACGGGTGTACTGCGCGGCCTCCAGGACACCAGGACGCCGCTCTATGTCGCCATCGGCGGTTTCGCCGCCAACGGCGTGCTCAACGCGGTACTCGTCTACGGCGCTGGCCTCGGCATCGCCGGATCCGCCTGGGGAACCGTGATCGCCCAGGTCGGCATGGCCGCCGCCTATCTCGTCGTGGTCGTACGCGGCGCCAGGCGCCACGGAGCTTCCCTGCGCCCGGACGCCGCAGGCATCAGAGCCAGCGCACAAGCGGGTGTGCCCCTGCTGGTCCGTACGCTGTCGCTGCGCTCAGTCCTGATGATCGCCACCGCCGTCGCGGCCCGTCTCGGCGACACGGACATCGCCGCCCACCAGATCATCCTTTCGCTGTGGAGCCTCACGGCCTTCGCCCTCGACGCCATCGCCATCGCGGGACAGGCCATCATCGGGCGCTATCTCGGCGCGAACGACGCCAAGGGCGCACGCGAGGCATGCCGCCGCATGGTCCAGTGGGGAATCATGTCCGGCGTGGTGCTCGGCGTACTGATCGTGGTCGCGCGGCCCCTGTTCATCCCACTCTTCACCAGCGACGAGTCCGTACAGGACACACTGCTCCCCGCCCTGCTCGTGGTGGCGCTCTCGCAACCGATCGCCGGAGTGGTCTTCGTCCTGGACGGCGTTCTGATGGGAGCCGGGGACGGCCGCTATCTCGCCTGGGCGATGCTGTTGACCCTCGCCGTGTTCGCTCCGGTCGCTCTCCTGGTCCCCACGTTCGGCGGTGGCCTCACGGCTCTCTGGTGGGCGATGACCTTGATGATGACCGTCCGGCTGGTGACGCTCTGGCTGCGCGCCCGCTCGGGACGGTGGATCGTCACCGGCGCGACCCGCTGA
- the dnaB gene encoding replicative DNA helicase → MSIPEPLDDPWADTGPSDRLPVSRKRRGDGKGRDDQHDRGREDSWDGGSPGFERVPPQDLDAEQSVLGGMLLSKDAIADVVEIIKGHDFYRPAHETVYTAILDLYAKGEPADPITVAAELVKRGEITKVGGAPYLHTLVQSVPTAANASYYAEIVHERAVLRRLVEAGTKITQMGYAADGDVDEIVNSAQAEIYAVTEQRTSEDYLPLGDIMEGALDEIEAIGSRSGEMTGVPTGFTDLDALTNGLHPGQMIVIAARPAMGKSTLALDFARACSIKSNLPSVIFSLEMGRNEIAMRLLSAEARVALHHMRSGTMTDEDWTRLARRMPDVSAAPLYIDDSPNLSMMEIRAKCRRLKQRNDLKLVVIDYLQLMQSGGSKRAESRQQEVSDMSRNLKLLAKELELPVIALSQLNRGPEQRTDKKPMVSDLRESGSIEQDADMVILLHREDAYEKESPRAGEADLIVAKHRNGPTATITVAFQGHYSRFVDMAQT, encoded by the coding sequence GTGAGTATCCCCGAGCCTTTGGACGACCCCTGGGCCGACACCGGTCCCAGCGACCGTCTGCCCGTCTCCCGTAAGCGACGCGGTGACGGCAAGGGACGCGACGATCAGCACGACCGGGGTCGCGAGGACAGCTGGGACGGTGGCTCGCCCGGCTTCGAGCGCGTACCTCCGCAGGATCTCGACGCCGAGCAGTCGGTGCTGGGCGGCATGCTGCTGTCCAAGGACGCCATCGCCGACGTCGTGGAGATCATCAAGGGCCACGACTTCTACCGTCCGGCCCACGAGACCGTCTACACGGCGATCCTCGACCTCTACGCCAAGGGCGAGCCGGCCGACCCGATCACCGTGGCGGCCGAGCTGGTCAAGCGCGGCGAGATCACCAAGGTCGGCGGGGCCCCGTATCTGCACACCCTCGTCCAGTCCGTCCCGACCGCGGCGAACGCCTCGTACTACGCGGAGATCGTCCACGAGCGGGCCGTGCTGCGGCGCCTCGTCGAGGCCGGCACGAAGATCACGCAGATGGGATACGCGGCGGACGGGGACGTCGACGAGATCGTCAACTCCGCCCAGGCCGAGATCTACGCCGTCACCGAGCAGCGCACCAGCGAGGACTACCTGCCGCTCGGCGACATCATGGAGGGCGCTCTCGACGAGATCGAGGCGATCGGCTCGCGAAGCGGCGAGATGACCGGTGTGCCCACCGGCTTCACCGACCTCGACGCCCTCACGAACGGCCTGCACCCCGGCCAGATGATCGTCATCGCGGCCCGTCCCGCCATGGGTAAGTCCACGCTCGCCCTGGACTTCGCGCGCGCGTGCTCGATCAAGAGCAACCTGCCGAGCGTGATCTTCTCCCTGGAAATGGGCCGGAACGAGATCGCGATGCGACTCCTGTCGGCCGAGGCCCGGGTGGCGCTCCACCACATGCGCTCCGGCACGATGACGGACGAGGACTGGACACGCCTGGCCCGCCGGATGCCGGACGTCTCGGCCGCCCCGCTCTACATCGACGACTCGCCGAACCTCTCCATGATGGAGATCCGGGCGAAATGCAGGCGCCTCAAGCAGCGCAACGACCTCAAGCTCGTGGTCATCGACTATCTGCAGCTGATGCAGTCCGGTGGTTCCAAGCGGGCCGAGAGCCGCCAGCAGGAAGTCTCGGACATGTCCCGAAACCTCAAGCTGCTCGCCAAGGAGCTGGAGCTCCCGGTGATCGCGCTCTCCCAGCTGAACCGTGGCCCCGAGCAGCGTACGGACAAGAAGCCGATGGTCTCCGACCTGCGTGAATCGGGTTCCATCGAGCAGGACGCCGACATGGTGATCCTGCTGCACCGTGAGGACGCGTACGAGAAGGAGTCACCGCGCGCGGGCGAGGCGGACCTGATCGTGGCCAAGCACCGTAACGGTCCGACGGCGACGATCACGGTGGCCTTCCAGGGCCACTACTCGCGCTTCGTGGACATGGCACAGACCTGA
- a CDS encoding SDR family oxidoreductase: MTTSQKTALITGANKGIGKETARRLAALGITVLIAARNAERGEAAAEELRADGADVRFVPLDVTDEISVQAAAKHIDATFGRLDILVNNAAIAAGPQKPSETPAVTVRQVYETNVFGVIAVTHAMLPLLRRAAAARIVNMSSELGSLTHLADPGSPWSAYSSVLLPYCTSKTALNAITVLYANELRAEGILVNAVSPGYCATDLNRHTGIRTAEEGAAVAVDLATVGEDGPTGAFLAEDGPIPW; the protein is encoded by the coding sequence ATGACGACTTCGCAGAAGACTGCTCTGATCACCGGTGCGAACAAGGGCATTGGCAAGGAAACGGCGCGCAGGCTCGCAGCCCTCGGAATCACCGTGCTGATCGCCGCCCGCAACGCCGAGCGTGGCGAGGCGGCGGCCGAGGAGCTTCGCGCCGACGGCGCCGACGTACGGTTCGTACCGCTGGACGTCACCGACGAGATCTCGGTCCAGGCCGCCGCCAAGCACATCGACGCCACGTTCGGCCGCCTCGACATCCTCGTCAACAACGCCGCGATCGCCGCCGGACCGCAAAAACCGAGTGAAACCCCCGCCGTCACCGTCCGGCAGGTCTACGAGACCAACGTGTTCGGCGTCATCGCGGTGACCCACGCCATGCTCCCCCTGCTACGCCGCGCCGCCGCCGCACGCATCGTCAACATGTCCAGCGAACTCGGCTCCCTCACCCACCTCGCCGACCCGGGCAGCCCGTGGTCCGCCTACTCCTCGGTTCTCCTCCCTTACTGCACCTCGAAGACCGCGCTGAACGCGATCACCGTGCTCTACGCCAATGAACTGCGCGCCGAAGGGATCCTGGTCAACGCGGTGAGTCCCGGCTACTGCGCGACCGACCTCAACCGCCACACCGGGATACGCACGGCGGAGGAGGGCGCGGCCGTCGCGGTCGACCTGGCGACTGTGGGCGAGGACGGCCCGACGGGCGCCTTTCTGGCCGAGGACGGGCCGATTCCCTGGTGA
- a CDS encoding LysR family transcriptional regulator, producing MSELEVRELRYFIAVAEELNFSRAAQRLGMAQPPLSKAIAQMESRLGVRLLERTTRQVRLTTAGQVLLDQARIAVDAVHAAARRARRAGQPTPQLVVAVKPGGDAGLLREILAAYRGTGSHLPPPEVVVGGSGEPIAMLRDGRADVALLRSPFDGQGLDSQTLVVEPRLAVLPAAHRLAGRRRLRLTDLKGEPIPRWKGAAPSTTAYYTGCDGAEAGDGQTGLAPADTPEGPLVASVEQLLEVVGLGQAVAFLSLSTTKRHQRPDIAYRPVTGLSPSAVMVAWPETSRSAAVAAFVRAAHDVAAHHPDHLTALAY from the coding sequence ATGAGTGAGCTAGAGGTGCGGGAGCTGAGGTACTTCATCGCGGTCGCCGAGGAACTGAACTTCAGCCGGGCCGCGCAACGCCTGGGGATGGCGCAGCCCCCGCTGTCGAAGGCGATCGCTCAGATGGAGTCCCGGCTCGGTGTACGCCTGCTGGAGCGCACCACCCGGCAGGTGAGGCTGACCACCGCCGGTCAGGTGCTGCTCGACCAGGCCCGGATCGCGGTCGACGCGGTGCACGCGGCGGCCCGGCGTGCACGCCGGGCCGGTCAGCCGACACCCCAACTCGTCGTGGCGGTCAAGCCGGGAGGCGATGCCGGGCTGCTGCGGGAGATCCTCGCCGCCTACCGGGGAACGGGTTCGCATCTGCCGCCGCCCGAAGTCGTCGTCGGCGGCAGCGGAGAGCCGATCGCCATGCTGCGGGACGGCCGTGCCGATGTAGCGCTGCTGCGCAGCCCGTTCGACGGGCAAGGGCTGGATTCCCAGACGCTCGTGGTCGAGCCGCGACTGGCCGTCCTCCCCGCCGCGCACCGCCTGGCCGGACGCCGGCGACTGCGGCTGACCGACCTCAAGGGCGAACCGATCCCACGCTGGAAAGGGGCCGCCCCCTCCACCACCGCCTACTACACAGGATGCGACGGAGCGGAAGCAGGCGATGGCCAGACGGGCTTGGCGCCGGCCGACACTCCTGAGGGGCCGCTCGTGGCCAGCGTCGAGCAACTCCTGGAGGTGGTCGGACTGGGCCAGGCAGTGGCGTTCCTGTCACTCTCCACCACCAAGCGGCACCAGCGCCCTGACATCGCATACCGGCCGGTCACCGGCCTCAGCCCCAGCGCGGTCATGGTCGCCTGGCCGGAGACCTCGCGATCCGCGGCCGTCGCCGCCTTCGTCCGAGCCGCCCACGACGTCGCCGCCCACCACCCCGACCACCTGACCGCACTGGCCTACTGA
- a CDS encoding VOC family protein produces the protein MDITIHTSFLPHDDPDASLVFYRDVLGFEVRSDVGQGKMRWITVGPVGQPGTSILLAPPAADPGVTEDERRTIAEMMAKGTYGWILLATRDLDGTFEKVQAGDTEVVQEPTEQPYGIRDCAFRDPAGNLIRIQEVR, from the coding sequence ATGGACATCACCATTCATACGAGCTTCCTCCCGCACGACGACCCGGACGCGTCCCTGGTCTTCTACCGCGACGTCCTCGGCTTCGAGGTCCGCAGCGATGTCGGGCAGGGCAAGATGCGCTGGATCACGGTCGGCCCCGTCGGCCAGCCCGGTACGTCCATCCTCCTTGCGCCGCCGGCCGCCGATCCCGGGGTCACCGAGGACGAGCGCCGCACCATCGCCGAGATGATGGCCAAGGGCACGTACGGCTGGATCCTGCTGGCCACCCGGGACCTCGACGGCACCTTCGAGAAGGTGCAGGCCGGTGACACGGAGGTGGTCCAGGAGCCGACCGAGCAGCCGTACGGCATCCGCGACTGTGCCTTCCGCGATCCCGCGGGCAACCTCATCCGCATCCAGGAAGTTCGCTGA
- a CDS encoding helix-turn-helix transcriptional regulator produces the protein MCHPSWGRARAAAQRLSDFARLRRVRDRIDREYAQPLDVEALARGAGMSAGHLSREFRLAYGESPYAYLMTRRIERATALLRRGDLGVTEVCSEVGCSSLGTFSTRFTELVGVPPAAYRCGATGAVAGMPACVARQAARPVRNQEAPAPEPQLA, from the coding sequence ATGTGTCATCCCTCGTGGGGACGCGCACGCGCCGCGGCTCAGCGTCTGAGCGACTTCGCGCGGCTGCGCCGCGTCCGGGATCGGATAGACCGGGAGTACGCGCAGCCGCTGGACGTCGAGGCGCTCGCCCGCGGTGCCGGCATGTCCGCCGGGCACCTCAGCCGCGAGTTCAGGCTGGCGTACGGGGAGTCGCCGTACGCGTACCTGATGACGCGTCGCATAGAGCGTGCGACAGCGCTGCTGCGCCGTGGCGACCTCGGCGTCACCGAGGTCTGCTCCGAGGTCGGCTGCTCGTCGCTGGGTACCTTCAGCACCCGCTTCACCGAGCTCGTCGGGGTGCCGCCGGCCGCTTACCGGTGCGGCGCGACAGGGGCTGTGGCGGGGATGCCGGCGTGCGTGGCGAGACAGGCGGCGAGACCGGTCAGGAATCAAGAAGCACCGGCCCCGGAGCCACAACTAGCGTGA
- a CDS encoding glyoxalase, which translates to MEFIESVTLDVADPTAAHHFYSTAFGLDAQIRLRASEAPTTGFRGFTMALTVSQPADVDSLVDAAVAAGATPLKPAAKSLWGYGGVVQAPDGTIWKVATSAKKDTGPATRRIDEIVLLLGVADVIASKRFYVGQGLAVGKSFGRVYVEFAAGSSPVKLALYRRRALAKDVGVSPDGTGSHRLMIGGGAGSFTDPDGFDWEAVSPARTA; encoded by the coding sequence ATGGAATTCATCGAATCCGTCACTCTCGACGTGGCCGACCCCACGGCCGCCCACCACTTCTACAGCACCGCCTTCGGACTGGACGCGCAGATCCGTCTGCGCGCCTCGGAGGCGCCCACCACCGGCTTCCGGGGCTTCACGATGGCGCTCACGGTGTCCCAGCCGGCCGACGTCGACAGCCTGGTCGACGCCGCCGTCGCCGCGGGCGCCACGCCGCTGAAGCCCGCCGCGAAGTCGCTCTGGGGTTACGGCGGTGTCGTGCAGGCCCCGGACGGGACGATCTGGAAGGTCGCGACCTCCGCGAAGAAGGACACCGGTCCCGCCACCCGCCGGATCGACGAGATCGTGCTCCTGCTGGGAGTCGCGGACGTGATCGCGAGCAAGCGGTTCTACGTTGGCCAGGGGCTCGCCGTGGGGAAGAGCTTCGGCCGCGTGTACGTCGAGTTCGCCGCCGGGTCGAGTCCCGTCAAGCTGGCGCTGTACCGGCGCCGCGCCCTGGCCAAGGACGTCGGCGTCTCTCCCGACGGCACCGGCTCCCACCGCCTCATGATCGGCGGCGGTGCCGGGTCCTTCACCGACCCGGACGGGTTCGACTGGGAGGCCGTGTCGCCGGCCCGCACGGCCTGA
- a CDS encoding pyridoxamine 5'-phosphate oxidase family protein produces the protein MTGAPPRGREERLRDTRARLESDIDLWVATAGSESGVHLVPLSYLWDGTAFLVSTPRSSVTGRNLLADPRVRLSLGPTRDVVVVDGAAEPVDIAGLAPGTGDAFAAKTGFDPSGLDEPYQYFLIRPRRIQAWREANELRGRDLMRDGRWLG, from the coding sequence ATGACAGGCGCGCCGCCGCGTGGACGTGAGGAGAGGCTGCGGGACACCCGCGCGAGACTGGAGAGCGACATCGATCTCTGGGTCGCGACGGCGGGTTCGGAGTCCGGCGTCCACCTCGTTCCGCTCTCGTACCTCTGGGACGGGACAGCGTTCCTCGTATCGACGCCGCGCTCCTCCGTCACCGGCCGCAATCTGCTCGCGGACCCCCGCGTACGACTCAGCCTCGGGCCGACCCGTGACGTGGTCGTCGTCGACGGCGCGGCGGAGCCGGTGGACATCGCCGGGCTCGCCCCCGGCACGGGCGACGCGTTCGCCGCCAAGACCGGTTTCGACCCGAGCGGGCTCGACGAGCCGTACCAGTACTTCCTGATCCGGCCGAGGCGTATCCAGGCATGGCGTGAGGCGAACGAGCTGCGGGGACGCGACCTCATGCGCGACGGCCGCTGGCTCGGCTGA